TGCCGGTGGCGTACATCGGCGTGGCCGGCTATGCCGCGCTACTGCTGGTGGCGCTGCTGTCGCTCAATCTCGAGCGCGTCGCCGGGCTGGCCTTGGCCGATCTGCTGCTGGCACTCGGCGTCGTCGCGCTCCTATTTGGGATCTACCTCTCGTACCTGCAGGTGGCTGTAATTGGTGCAATCTGCTTCTGGTGCGTCGTCGCCGCGCTGCTCGACCTGGGCATCTGCCTGGCTGCGCTGGCCCACTGGCGCGCACAGCGCAGCCAACCGCATTGACAGCGCCCCGACCTCGCTCTATAATGCTGCGGTTTTCACAAAGTTCCCGATCATGGAGGCAAACAAGCTGTGCGTAGTCGAGAAGCCACTCTCCTTGTCTTAACGCTGATCATTGCAGCACTCGCGCTGTGGATCGATTTTGCGCCCGATAATCGCTGGCTCGGCCGCGACGTGCGTACGCGCCTGGGGCTCGACCTGCAGGGCGGCACGCAGGTGCTGCTGCGCGCCCAGGATACCGGCGTGGCCAAAGATGTGATGCAGACCGCCGAGCAGGTGATCGACCGGCGCGTGAATGGCCTGGGCCTGAGCGAGACGATCGTGCAG
The sequence above is drawn from the Candidatus Kouleothrix ribensis genome and encodes:
- a CDS encoding vitamin K epoxide reductase family protein: MAQRSPRNTMLHDSPYARMAIAIMSLLGLLDAAYLSLERLTGGQVACPVGGGCEVVQNSAYALFMGVPVAYIGVAGYAALLLVALLSLNLERVAGLALADLLLALGVVALLFGIYLSYLQVAVIGAICFWCVVAALLDLGICLAALAHWRAQRSQPH